Proteins encoded together in one Carya illinoinensis cultivar Pawnee chromosome 3, C.illinoinensisPawnee_v1, whole genome shotgun sequence window:
- the LOC122304584 gene encoding uncharacterized protein LOC122304584, with translation MAYPLEGHEVILVVVHQLSKYAHFIPLYHPYTTKLVAKAFVNNIVKLHGFPRTIVSDRDRVFMSSFWRQLFELQGSQLKRSSSYHPQTDGQSEVVNRTLEQYLRCFSDEELPPLLVSYERGLTSNNEVEKELINRDEVLAKVKRELKKAQSRMKKYHDQGRVLEKLGSVAYKLQLPPTSQLPLVFHVSLLKNKVGDPSLIGEELPTVDQEGRILMKPKEVLG, from the exons ATGGCCTACCCATTAGAAGGACATGAAGTGATCCTGGTGGTAGTACACCAGCTAAGCAAGTACGCCCACTTCATCCCTCTGTATCACCCTTATACAACCAAGTTGGTGGCTAAGGCCTTTGTCAATAACATTGTCAAGCTGCATGGATTTCCAAGGACAATAGTGTCAGATCGGGATAGGGTCTTTATGAGTTCATTTTGGAGGCAGCTCTTTGAATTGCAAGGCAGCCAGCTTAAGAGGAGTTCCTCCTATCACCCACAAACGGATGGCCAATCCGAAGTGGTCAATAGAACATTGGAACAATATTTGAGATGCTTCAGTGATGAGGA GCTACCACCACTCTTGGTTAGCTATGAAAGGGGCTTAACCAGTAACAATGAAGTGGAGAAGGAGTTGATCAATAGGGACGAAGTACTGGCCAAAGTTAAAAGAGAGCTCAAGAAGGCCCAAAGTCGAATGAAGAAGTACCATGATCAGGGAAG AGTGTTGGAGAAACTTGGCAGTGTGGCATATAAGCTTCAGCTTCCACCAACTTCACAGTTGCCCCTAGTATTCCACGTTTCCTTACTCAAGAATAAAGTAGGTGATCCAAGTCTCATTGGTGAGGAGTTACCCACAGTGGATCAAGAAGGAAGGATCCTCATGAAACCCAAAGAAGTGCTTGGATGA
- the LOC122303648 gene encoding ABC transporter G family member 1-like, with the protein MDYSSSNDVPRWTPKSSRASSPLRASVVANENVGDLEMQSKGSIEEDGGRCPNVEETFPFSDAGLGRFGAPVRLDVHETSFKFGSEVVFSGKVQDQNYVAKREGNIFLTWKDLWVTVPNGKSGRRPIVQELTGYAEPGKVLAIMGPSGSGKSTLLDSLAGRLSSNMQQTGEILINGRRETLAFGTSAYVTQDDTLMTTLTVREAVYYSAQLQLPDSMSRSEKKERAEMTIREMGLQGSIDTRIGGWNVRGLSGGQKRRVSICIEILTRPKLLFLDEPTSGLDSAASFHVMSRILKLARQDGRTVVASIHQPSSEVFELFSNLCLLSTGMTVYFGPASMAEKFFASNDFPCPTLRNPSDHYLRTINKDFDSDIEQGFRTTTSTEEAINILVNSYKSSETYHQLQQLVSKICQQRGGTLEKGSQASFITQCQVLTRRSFVNMYRDLGYYWLRLAIYIALCLCVGTIFHDIGFNYGSIQARGSMLMFVAAFLTFMAIGGFPSFVEDMKIFGRERLNGHYGVGAFVMGNTFSSIPYLLLISVVPGAIAYYLVGLQKSFEHFAYFVLLLFVCMMLVESLMMMVASIVPDFLMGIITGAGIQGVMMLNGGFFRLPDDLPKPFWRYPMYYIAFHKYANQGFYKNEFEGLTFPNNQAGGPPTITGEEILRSIWQVEMGYSKWVDIVILLGMVVLYRLMFWGIIKSVEKVKPLIKTLAAVPHK; encoded by the exons atggatTACTCTTCTTCGAATGATGTCCCTAGATGGACACCAAAGTCAAGTCGAGCAAGCTCACCCCTGAGAGCTTCCGTAGTTGCGAACGAAAATGTTGGCGATTTAGAGATGCAGAGCAAAGGTTCGATAGAAGAAGATGGCGGCCGTTGCCCAAACGTGGAAGAAACGTTCCCATTTAGCGATGCTGGCCTCGGTAGGTTTGGTGCTCCAGTACGTTTGGATGTTCATGAAACATCATTTAAGTTTGGTTCCGAAGTTGTGTTTTCGGGGAAAGTGCAAGATCAGAATTACGTTGCAAAGAGGGAGGGAAATATTTTCTTGACATGGAAGGATCTGTGGGTGACGGTGCCCAATGGCAAAAGTGGGCGCCGGCCGATAGTCCAAGAGCTGACTGGGTACGCGGAACCGGGAAAAGTATTGGCTATCATGGGTCCCTCTGGCTCTGGAAAATCAACTCTTTTGGACTCTTTGGCAG GGAGGTTAAGCTCAAATATGCAGCAGACTGGGGAGATCTTGATAAACGGACGTAGAGAAACACTTGCTTTTGGAACTTCG GCCTACGTAACCCAAGATGACACCTTAATGACAACGCTAACAGTACGGGAAGCTGTGTACTACTCTGCACAGCTCCAACTGCCGGACTCAATGTCGAGATCCGAGAAGAAGGAAAGGGCCGAGATGACTATAAGGGAGATGGGATTGCAAGGCTCCATTGACACGAGAATTGGAGGCTGGAATGTAAGAGGTCTAAGTGGGGGGCAAAAGAGGAGGGTTAGCATTTGCATTGAGATTTTGACCCGCCCGAAGCTCCTTTTCCTTGACGAGCCAACAAGTGGGCTTGACAGCGCAGCATCATTTCATGTCATGAGCCGCATCCTCAAGTTAGCTCGTCAAGATGGAAGGACTGTTGTTGCATCAATCCATCAACCCAGCAGTGaagtttttgagcttttcagCAATCTCTGCCTCCTTTCTACAGGAATGACAGTCTATTTTGGCCCCGCTTCAATGGCTGAAAAG TTTTTCGCTTCAAATGACTTCCCATGCCCAACTCTGAGAAACCCATCTGATCACTACCTTAGGACTATCAACAAGGACTTTGATTCG gacatCGAACAAGGATTTCGTACCACAACAAGCACCGAGGAAGCTATTAATATTCTCGTCAACTCATACAAATCGTCCGAGACTTACCATCAACTTCAGCAGCTGGTATCTAAAATATGCCAACAG AGAGGAGGAACTCTGGAGAAGGGAAGCCAAGCAAGCTTCATTACCCAGTGTCAAGTTCTGACAAGGAGATCGTTTGTGAACATGTATCGTGATCTAGGCTATTACTGGCTTCGCCTTGCAATCTACATTGCATTGTGTTTATGTGTCGGGACTATCTTCCATGACATTGGCTTCAACTATGGCTCGATACAG GCTAGAGGTTCAATGTTGATGTTTGTTGCGGCCTTTCTGACTTTTATGGCAATCGGTGGCTTTCCTTCATTTGTAGAGGACATGAAG ATCTTTGGGCGAGAAAGATTGAATGGGCACTACGGTGTTGGGGCTTTTGTGATGGGAAACACATTTTCTTCCATTCCTTACTTGCTTCTCATCTCCGTAGTTCCAGGAGCAATAGCTTATTACCTTGTTGGCCTTCAAAAGAGCTTCGAACACTTTGCCTACTTCGTATTGCTACTCTTCGTGTGCATGATGTTGGTGgaaagcttgatgatgatggttGCCAGTATAGTGCCAGATTTTTTGATGGGAATCATTACTGGTGCCGGAATACAAGGCGTGATGATGTTGAATGGAGGTTTCTTCCGGCTGCCTGATGATCTTCCAAAGCCTTTCTGGAGATATCCAATGTATTACATTGCATTCCACAAGTATGCAAACCAAGGATTCTACAAGAATGAATTCGAAGGATTAACATTCCCTAATAACCAAGCCGGGGGGCCACCAACGATCACTGGTGAAGAAATATTGAGAAGCATTTGGCAAGTAGAGATGGGCTACTCCAAGTgggttgatattgttattttgctGGGAATGGTGGTTCTATACAGGCTTATGTTTTGGGGAATTATAAAGAGCGTAGAAAAGGTTAAGCCACTTATTAAAACTCTTGCAGCTGTACCTCACAAATAG